TGGATTGGTTTGTGCCTCACCAGGCCAATATCCGCATTATCGATGCCGCCGTGGCTCGCGCCGGAGTTGCCCCCGAAAAAGTAATGATAAATATCGAACGTTATGGCAATACCAGTGCCGGAACCATTCCGCTTTGCTTATGGGAATGGGAGCGCAACCTCCGCAAGGGCGACAACATTATCCTCACCGCGTTCGGAGCAGGCTTCTCTTGGGGAAGTGTCTACCTGAAATGGGGGTACGATGGCAACAAGCAGAAATAATTCACGGACGTTTATTGTGTTCAATCCACAAAAGGTCCGCTACATTATACCCGATATCCTGAGCTATCTTTAAGTATTTGCTTTTTATATCATCCGGGATGCTTGTTTCCCGGGACAGGATCCACAGATACTTTAAACTAGCTCCGGCGACCAATGCGTAGGTATAGTCCGGATCAATGGCAATGACGTTGTAACCCGAGTAAAATGGGCCAAAGAACGACACCTTCAGCATTGCCACATCCTCGGTTGCTACAAATTTTGCTTTTCCCACCGCTTGTTTCCATTCTTCTTTTTTTGTGTGGTACCCTTTATTGTCAACTTTAATGGTTCCGTCGGCATTCAAAGAATATTCAGCAGTGGTGTTGTCCAGGTCTTTCTCGTATTTAAAATCCAGCCTGGCAATCTCGTACCATTTACCAAGATATTTCTCTTTGTCAAAAGGTCTGACGGCAACAGCTCCCTTAGGGAGGGTGGAACAGGAAAAAAATGCGGACATAATGCCAATTACAGTTAGAGATAAGAATAATTGTCTTTTTTTCATTGATTTAAAAAGCTGTGGCCTTGTCAATTCAACGCCAAATGTTTTTTATACCCTTCCACAAATATAGCAGATAGCGGCCTTGCCGGGCAAATATATTCGCAGGCACCGCATCCGATGCACTTGTCTTTGTTCACTACGGGTACAAGCCGCAAATCAACCGTATTTGCGTCCGGCTGACCGGCCGGCGAAAGATAGCTTGCGCCGCTATCGCGGTACTCACGGGTAATGGCATCGGTAGGGCAGATACGCCAGCACCCGTCGCAGTTTACATCATCCTTCACCACGATGCAGTTCTCGCGTACATAAACGGCGTGTCCCATTGCCACTTTGGTCTTATCTCCTTTTGAAAGTTTTGTGATGGCGTCGGTAGGGCAAACATCTGAACAAACAGTGCAGTCGGTACGGCAATAACCGCGTTCAAAAGAGAGAGTAGGCTGCATAACCGCCGTCCATCCATATTCATTAACCGATGGACGGATAATCTTATCGGGACATTGATTGACGCACAGCAGACAAGCCGTACATTTATCGTTGAGGTTGTCGTGACTTAACGACCCGGGAGGAGAAACAGGTATGGAGCGTTTATACCGGTCTTTACGAACGGCAGGAAATTTAATCATGCTTCTCTTTTTTTCTTGAGCCTTTAGCCCGGTTGCGCTAGCGACCATCAGAAGTGAAGTTATGAAAAACTGTCTGCGGGAATTGTTCTCCGAAGAGACACCGACAATCTCCAACGGCTGTTTTTTAGCCGCCTTTTTTATTGAATAGGTCATGCTGCCGTCTTTGCACGATTCAATACAGTTGAAGCAAGTAACACAACGCGTGTAATCGATGGTGTGATTTTTAAAGTCGATGCACGATGCTTTGCAATCTCTGGAGCACCTGCCGCACATGGTGCAGGAGGTTTTATCGATGCGGAGTTTCAGGATGGAGCACTTACTGAGGTAACCGAGAATAGTACCTACCGGACAGAAGGTATTGCAGTAAGTTCGTCCGCTTCTCCATGCCAGAAATCCGATGATCAATAGCGTGAGTGAGGCCAGCACCAACGAGAAAATGCTCTTTATCCAGATTTCGGTAGGGGCAAATGTATAATGCTGAACTCCCAACACCTTTGCAAAAAGATTGTTAACAGCTCCGTAAACCGGACTAACTAATTCGGTAACCATCCGGCCGTATGCTCCGTAAGGATCCAGAATAGCCGAAACAATACCGATTCCGGCAACAACCCCTACAATAAAAACGGCGAGAACTACTATTCTCAGCACCGTTTTTGCAGCGGAAAAACTGTAGCGGCGTGTTTTTTTCGACTTTATTCTTCTGGCGAAGTAAGAAACAATATCCTGATATACTCCTGTAGGACAAATAACTGAGCAGTAAATACGTCCGAAAACCAGAGTGAGCACAGCAAGCACGACCAGTACAACTACATTGAGTGCTAACAGGGCCGGGATAAATTGAAATTCGGCTAAAAAAGCAAAATTCTTGTGCAATACGCCCGAGATATCGAGAAACAGCAGGGAAATAACAATAAAACAGGCTATTGCCAAAGCAATTCTCATTTTCTTTAACATGGTATCAGGTAGTTTTTAGTTGTTGAACAAGATTATCGATTTTCAATAAATCGGTGGGGATTTTTATGTTCTGTGGACAAGTAGGTTCACATTCACCGCAATTGATACAATGGTTTGCCTGTTCCAGTTCGGGAATAGTGCGGTTGTAATCTACCAGGAATGCCCTGGAAGCACGTTCGAATTCAGCATCACGTTGCCCTTCGAGATCAGGAAGGTTACTGTCCCAGGTCGCCTTGTTGTAATAAAGCAAGATTCCGGGAATATCAACCCCATACGGACAAGGAACGCAATATTTGCAATCCGTACACGGTATGATTTTGTAGGTGCGGATAATTTCCGCTGCTTTTGCCAACATGTCTTTCTGCTTATCGGTGACCGGAACAAGGGGAGAATAGGTTTTTATGTTTTCCTGTAAATGTTCCATTAACGTCATACCGCTTAACACTACCATTACCTGTGGATGTGAACCCACAAACCGGAAAGCCCACTGTGCAGGCGTATCGCCAGGACGTTCTTCCTGCATCATTTCCGATACGGCACGGCTTACTTTTGCCAAACGGCTTCCCAGTAACGGCTCCATGATCATAACAGGAATATTTCGTTCCACCAGCCTGTTGTACATGTATTCCGCAGGAACACGGCCGTATTTCCAGTCGAAGTAATTCATCTGGATCATCACGAAATCCCAGTCCACAGGCTCTGCAAGCACCTTGTCAAAAAGAGGCTGATCACCGTGAAAAGACCATCCCAGATTCCGGATGCGTCCTTCTTTCTTTTCATTCAGCAGAAAGTCCAGCATCCCCCATTCTTTGTAAATACGTTCGTACATGACATCGCTGCTTAAGCTGTGCAGGTGATAGTAATCAAAATAATCTACCTGAAGTTTCTCCAATTGTTTGTGATACGTGGCAATGGCATCCTCTCTCGATTTCACACTGCCCGGCAATTTTGTTGCCAGGTAAAAGCTGTTGCGGGGGTATTTTTTCAGGAGTTTACCGGTAACAATTTCCGATTCTCCCTGATGATACATCCATGCGGTGTCAAAATAGTTTATGCCATGTGCTATGGCGTAATCCACCAATTGTCCTGCTTTTTCTTCATCGATGAATTTTCTTATCCCTTCGGGTGTTTCTCGTTCCACGGTAGGATAACGCATCGTACCAAAACCGAGAAGCGAAATCTTGTCACCCGTTTTAGACAAGGCTGTATATGTCATTTTGTCGGTAGGAATATTGGTCAAATCCGGAACGGGTTGGCTCTTGTCGGTTTTTTTTGTGCAGCCGCCCAAATATAGGCTTGCCGGAATAACCGCAGCACCCAATCCCATGTATTTCAAAGCTGTTCTTCGCGAAATTTTTTGTTTTCCGTCATTTTCTTTCATAGCATACATGTTTTGTAGTATCTGACAAAAATAGTAAAATTCTTGCAAGATTAATTGTGGACAATATCAATTTTTTCTTTTTTTATTTTAATAAAAAAATAGTGTTGCACATTTTATAGTTATCGGACAATGGCCGGTATTATCGCTACTTTTTTTATTATCTTTGGATCAATATTTTCAAGTGGATGGTATTAAATAGATGCATCTTGCCTTTCTGCCTGACAGGATAGGGTTGTTGCGTTGCATATACATCCTTTTAATCGGTTGTGGGGGGCGGATATAAATTTTAAAAAAAGCTAATGAGAAAGGTATTGGTTGATTTATCAGCCCTGAATAATATATACAGTGGGTTTGGACAGATAGCGTTGACTTACGGCAAATATTTTGAGAATAATTATAAAAAAGGAACTGCTCGTTATTCTCTTACATTGCTGGTTCCTGACGATATGATGGGCAAGTTTGGCAACGAGGTCAACTACCTCTCATCATCCAAACGACTCAAAAGACGATTCCCATTTTTATTTCCAAAGTTTGATGTTTGGCATTCGACACATCAGTTAAGCAAGTTCAGACCTTTCTATTCTGGTACAAAACAGATACTGACATTCCATGATCTGAACTATCTGTACGAAAGAAAAGGATTTAGCCGATACAGAAAACACCGTCAAATCCAGGGGAAAATAGACCGGGCAAATCAACTGGTTTGTATTTCTCACTTTACCAAAGAAGAAGTAGAGAGAAATCTGAACCTTAACGGAAAGAAATGCAGCGTGATTTACAATTACGTAGAGCCTTTTAATGAAAGTATGGCCTCTAAACCCAGTATCGATATTAAAATGCCTTTTTTCTTCTCTATTGGCGCTTTGCGGAAAAAGAAAAACTTCCACGTCTTGCTTGATTTAATGAAGTTATATCCTGGAAAACATCTTTATATCGCGGGTACGGAAGCCAAAAAAAAGAAAAAAAATGCATATGCCCTAATGATGAAAGAACGCATCAAAAATGAGGGGATAACGAATGTTACCTTGCTTGGTGGAATTCTGCATAAGGAAAAAATATGGATGTATAAGAACTGCGAGGCTTTTCTTTTTCCTTCGTTGTTTGAAGGCTTTGGGTTGCCAGTAATTGAAGCCATGCAGTTTGGAAAACCGGTGTTCTCTTCAGCGGAAACAAGCCTGAAAGAAATAGGTGGAAAGTTTGCTTATTTCTGGGATCATTTTGATGCATACTCCATGAAATCTCTAATAGATAATAACTTGGAGGAATTTTATAACGACAGAGAATGGATACGGAAAGAAAAACAATATGCGGAATCATTTTCGACTAACAACCATTTCGAAGAGTATGAAAAGCTATATGAGTCCATATGAAATTGATCTGGTTTATCTGTGGGTCGATGGTGGCGACCCGGAATGGTTGGCCAAGAAAAGAGAATATTTAGAGAATAAAACCAGCTTGAATATCGAGGCCACTTCAAAGGCGCGTGTCGCCGACAATGATGAATTAAGATATTCACTACGTTCTGCAGAGAAATATGTTCCCTGGATCCGGAAAGTTTTTATCGTTACCGATGAGCAAAAGCCTAAATGGCTGAATCTGAAAAACGAAAAGGTGGAAGTTATAGATATCCGTGCGCTTATTCCGCCCGAAGCCTTGCCATGTTACAACTCGGTAATCATTGAACATTATTTATATAAAATTCCCGGCTTATCGGAACATTTTCTTTACGCTAACGACGATATGTTTTTCAATGCTAAAATAGGTCCTGAATTCTTTTTCAATTCTGAAGGAATGCCGATTGTGCGCTTGCAGCGTGCATTTTTAGGAAATTGGATGAGTCGAATAAGGGGGATATTCAATATTCCTACCAATATCTATCGAAAAACCATTGACAGAGCAGCCCGATTAATCAAAGAGAAATTTGGGAAATATTATTCCGGCACTCCGCACCATAATATAGATTCGTATCTGAAAACAGATTACAGAAACGTGGTAGAAAAAGATTTCAAGGATGAAATTTTATCGACCCTGATCAATCACCTGAGAAGTGAACACGACATCCAACGGATCATTTACTCATACTATGCCTTGGTAAAAAAAAG
This portion of the Petrimonas sulfuriphila genome encodes:
- a CDS encoding glycosyltransferase family 4 protein, with translation MVDLSALNNIYSGFGQIALTYGKYFENNYKKGTARYSLTLLVPDDMMGKFGNEVNYLSSSKRLKRRFPFLFPKFDVWHSTHQLSKFRPFYSGTKQILTFHDLNYLYERKGFSRYRKHRQIQGKIDRANQLVCISHFTKEEVERNLNLNGKKCSVIYNYVEPFNESMASKPSIDIKMPFFFSIGALRKKKNFHVLLDLMKLYPGKHLYIAGTEAKKKKKNAYALMMKERIKNEGITNVTLLGGILHKEKIWMYKNCEAFLFPSLFEGFGLPVIEAMQFGKPVFSSAETSLKEIGGKFAYFWDHFDAYSMKSLIDNNLEEFYNDREWIRKEKQYAESFSTNNHFEEYEKLYESI
- a CDS encoding Stealth CR1 domain-containing protein; the encoded protein is MSPYEIDLVYLWVDGGDPEWLAKKREYLENKTSLNIEATSKARVADNDELRYSLRSAEKYVPWIRKVFIVTDEQKPKWLNLKNEKVEVIDIRALIPPEALPCYNSVIIEHYLYKIPGLSEHFLYANDDMFFNAKIGPEFFFNSEGMPIVRLQRAFLGNWMSRIRGIFNIPTNIYRKTIDRAARLIKEKFGKYYSGTPHHNIDSYLKTDYRNVVEKDFKDEILSTLINHLRSEHDIQRIIYSYYALVKKRGVLRYVSRKESCRIRLQKPDFMDYIMSYNPVLFCLNDTHRATDKDRERVKPFLEALFPEKSGYEL
- a CDS encoding 4Fe-4S binding protein, whose translation is MLKKMRIALAIACFIVISLLFLDISGVLHKNFAFLAEFQFIPALLALNVVVLVVLAVLTLVFGRIYCSVICPTGVYQDIVSYFARRIKSKKTRRYSFSAAKTVLRIVVLAVFIVGVVAGIGIVSAILDPYGAYGRMVTELVSPVYGAVNNLFAKVLGVQHYTFAPTEIWIKSIFSLVLASLTLLIIGFLAWRSGRTYCNTFCPVGTILGYLSKCSILKLRIDKTSCTMCGRCSRDCKASCIDFKNHTIDYTRCVTCFNCIESCKDGSMTYSIKKAAKKQPLEIVGVSSENNSRRQFFITSLLMVASATGLKAQEKKRSMIKFPAVRKDRYKRSIPVSPPGSLSHDNLNDKCTACLLCVNQCPDKIIRPSVNEYGWTAVMQPTLSFERGYCRTDCTVCSDVCPTDAITKLSKGDKTKVAMGHAVYVRENCIVVKDDVNCDGCWRICPTDAITREYRDSGASYLSPAGQPDANTVDLRLVPVVNKDKCIGCGACEYICPARPLSAIFVEGYKKHLALN
- a CDS encoding lipocalin family protein — encoded protein: MKKRQLFLSLTVIGIMSAFFSCSTLPKGAVAVRPFDKEKYLGKWYEIARLDFKYEKDLDNTTAEYSLNADGTIKVDNKGYHTKKEEWKQAVGKAKFVATEDVAMLKVSFFGPFYSGYNVIAIDPDYTYALVAGASLKYLWILSRETSIPDDIKSKYLKIAQDIGYNVADLLWIEHNKRP
- a CDS encoding aldo/keto reductase — its product is MYAMKENDGKQKISRRTALKYMGLGAAVIPASLYLGGCTKKTDKSQPVPDLTNIPTDKMTYTALSKTGDKISLLGFGTMRYPTVERETPEGIRKFIDEEKAGQLVDYAIAHGINYFDTAWMYHQGESEIVTGKLLKKYPRNSFYLATKLPGSVKSREDAIATYHKQLEKLQVDYFDYYHLHSLSSDVMYERIYKEWGMLDFLLNEKKEGRIRNLGWSFHGDQPLFDKVLAEPVDWDFVMIQMNYFDWKYGRVPAEYMYNRLVERNIPVMIMEPLLGSRLAKVSRAVSEMMQEERPGDTPAQWAFRFVGSHPQVMVVLSGMTLMEHLQENIKTYSPLVPVTDKQKDMLAKAAEIIRTYKIIPCTDCKYCVPCPYGVDIPGILLYYNKATWDSNLPDLEGQRDAEFERASRAFLVDYNRTIPELEQANHCINCGECEPTCPQNIKIPTDLLKIDNLVQQLKTT